Proteins co-encoded in one Ruegeria pomeroyi DSS-3 genomic window:
- a CDS encoding polyprenyl synthetase family protein: MFHERLAQDAALIQRSFDTVLGALEPLDITRAMAWTTEGGKRLRGFLVLESARLHDVDEARAIWPATAIEALHAYSLVHDDLPCMDDDDLRRGRPTAHVKWDEGTAVLAGDALHSLAFELCTRPEVGTAETRATLALTLAQAAGARGMVLGQALDIAAETAPKPLTLDQITRLQAGKTGALIEWAAAAGAVLAGADPDPLRQYARALGLAFQIADDILDVEGDAEKAGKRLQKDAGAGKATFVSLLGLDAAKARARDLVDQGCAALDGYGERAGTLKEAARFVIARDN, from the coding sequence ATGTTCCATGAAAGGCTGGCGCAGGACGCCGCGCTGATCCAGCGCAGTTTCGACACTGTGCTGGGCGCGCTGGAGCCGCTCGACATCACCCGCGCCATGGCCTGGACCACCGAGGGCGGCAAGCGCCTGCGCGGCTTTCTGGTACTGGAAAGCGCCCGGCTGCATGATGTGGACGAGGCCCGCGCAATCTGGCCCGCCACCGCCATCGAGGCGCTGCATGCCTACAGCCTGGTGCATGACGACCTGCCCTGCATGGACGACGACGACCTGCGCCGGGGCCGACCCACCGCCCATGTGAAATGGGACGAGGGCACCGCCGTGCTGGCCGGCGATGCGCTGCATTCGCTGGCGTTTGAGCTCTGCACCCGCCCCGAGGTCGGAACCGCCGAGACCCGCGCCACCCTGGCGCTGACGCTGGCGCAAGCCGCGGGCGCACGCGGCATGGTGCTGGGTCAGGCGCTGGATATCGCCGCTGAAACCGCGCCCAAACCGCTGACGCTGGACCAGATCACCCGGTTGCAAGCGGGCAAGACCGGCGCGCTGATCGAATGGGCCGCCGCCGCCGGTGCCGTGCTGGCTGGGGCCGATCCGGACCCCTTGCGCCAATATGCCCGCGCGCTGGGCCTTGCTTTCCAGATCGCCGACGACATCTTGGATGTCGAGGGCGACGCCGAGAAGGCGGGCAAACGGCTGCAAAAGGACGCGGGCGCGGGCAAGGCGACCTTTGTCTCGCTGCTGGGTCTGGATGCGGCCAAGGCGCGGGCACGCGACCTTGTCGATCAGGGCTGTGCCGCTCTGGACGGTTACGGTGAGCGGGCCGGAACCTTGAAGGAAGCCGCCCGTTTCGTTATTGCCCGCGACAACTGA
- a CDS encoding exodeoxyribonuclease VII small subunit, translating to MTETPVDQMSFEQAMKELETVVGQLERGDVALDQSIALYERGAALKKRCEDELKRAEEKVAAITLDSNGQPTGTKPVEGL from the coding sequence ATGACCGAGACCCCCGTCGACCAGATGAGCTTTGAACAGGCGATGAAAGAGCTGGAAACCGTGGTCGGTCAGCTTGAACGCGGCGATGTTGCGCTGGACCAGTCCATCGCGCTTTACGAACGCGGCGCGGCGCTGAAGAAACGCTGCGAGGACGAGTTGAAGCGCGCCGAGGAAAAGGTTGCCGCCATCACGCTCGACAGTAATGGCCAGCCCACCGGGACCAAGCCGGTCGAAGGTCTCTGA
- a CDS encoding histone deacetylase family protein, with amino-acid sequence MTTALITHADCLTHVTPTGHPERVARLEHVLHALEPLDLRRVTAPLAAEDDLLRIHPAGYVADIRDARPDEGFAQIDGDTFLSPGSVDAAFRAAGAVVRAVDMVLGGEAQNAFCAIRPPGHHAERETAMGFCLFGNAALAAKHALDHHGLRRVAVVDFDVHHGNGTQDLLWDEARALLITSQQMPLWPGSGRPDEDGAHGQIVNIPLAPGTGGAEMRAAYMAQAFPRLRAFKPELIIISAGFDAHQDDPLANLNWSTADFAWLTAELCALAQELCQGRIVSTLEGGYDLNALAAATRAHVQELIKAAT; translated from the coding sequence ATGACGACCGCCCTGATCACCCATGCCGACTGCCTGACCCATGTCACGCCGACCGGACACCCCGAGCGGGTGGCCCGCCTGGAACATGTGCTACACGCGCTGGAGCCGCTTGACCTGCGCCGCGTCACCGCGCCGCTGGCCGCCGAAGACGACCTGCTGCGCATCCATCCCGCAGGCTATGTCGCCGATATCCGTGATGCCCGCCCCGACGAGGGATTTGCCCAGATCGACGGCGACACGTTCCTGTCGCCTGGATCGGTCGATGCCGCGTTCCGCGCCGCGGGCGCGGTCGTGCGCGCGGTCGACATGGTGCTGGGCGGCGAGGCGCAGAACGCCTTCTGCGCCATTCGCCCGCCGGGGCATCATGCCGAACGCGAAACCGCGATGGGGTTTTGCCTGTTCGGCAATGCCGCGCTGGCCGCGAAACACGCGCTTGACCATCACGGATTGCGCCGCGTCGCGGTGGTGGATTTCGATGTGCATCACGGCAATGGCACCCAGGACCTTTTGTGGGACGAGGCGCGCGCGCTTCTGATCACCAGCCAGCAGATGCCGCTCTGGCCCGGCTCGGGCCGCCCGGACGAGGACGGCGCGCATGGCCAGATCGTCAACATCCCGCTGGCCCCGGGCACCGGCGGCGCCGAGATGCGCGCGGCCTACATGGCGCAAGCCTTCCCCCGCCTGCGCGCCTTCAAACCAGAACTCATCATCATCTCTGCCGGGTTCGACGCCCATCAGGACGACCCATTGGCCAACCTGAACTGGTCGACCGCAGATTTCGCCTGGCTCACCGCCGAGCTGTGCGCATTGGCGCAAGAGCTGTGTCAGGGCCGTATCGTCTCGACTCTCGAAGGCGGTTATGATCTGAACGCGCTCGCCGCCGCAACGCGCGCGCATGTACAGGAATTGATAAAGGCCGCGACATGA
- a CDS encoding response regulator has product MSAFDAHLLIVDDDERIRDLLKKFLMRHGFLVTAARDAEHARRILSGLDFDLIVMDVMMPGEDGVSLTRALRQTLSTPILLLTARGETEHRIAGLEAGADDYLAKPFEPRELLLRINAILRRVPDTSAQDAAPKFLQLGPIRYDIERGEMWQGDQLVRLTATENQLMKIFAARPGEAITRTKLVEDLGRDRGQAQERAVDVQITRLRRKIEPNPKQPRYLQTVRGAGYMLAPD; this is encoded by the coding sequence ATGAGTGCATTTGACGCCCATCTGCTGATCGTCGATGACGACGAGCGCATTCGTGATTTGCTCAAGAAATTCCTGATGCGCCACGGGTTCCTTGTCACCGCAGCGCGTGATGCCGAACATGCGCGGCGCATCCTGTCTGGGCTGGATTTCGACCTGATCGTCATGGATGTGATGATGCCGGGCGAGGATGGGGTCAGCCTGACCCGCGCCCTGCGTCAGACCCTGAGCACGCCGATCCTGCTACTGACTGCCCGTGGCGAGACCGAGCACCGGATCGCCGGGCTGGAGGCCGGCGCCGACGATTATCTGGCCAAACCCTTCGAGCCGCGTGAGCTGTTGCTCAGGATCAATGCGATCCTGCGCCGCGTGCCCGACACCAGCGCCCAGGATGCGGCACCCAAATTCCTGCAACTGGGGCCAATCCGCTATGACATCGAGCGCGGCGAGATGTGGCAGGGCGACCAGCTGGTCCGCCTGACCGCCACCGAGAACCAGTTGATGAAGATCTTTGCCGCCCGCCCGGGCGAGGCGATCACCCGCACCAAGCTGGTCGAAGACCTGGGCCGCGATCGGGGCCAGGCGCAGGAACGCGCGGTCGACGTTCAGATCACCCGCCTGCGCCGCAAGATCGAACCCAATCCGAAACAGCCGCGCTATCTGCAGACCGTGCGCGGCGCGGGCTACATGCTGGCGCCGGACTGA
- a CDS encoding MarR family winged helix-turn-helix transcriptional regulator has translation MSEARPSPVFGGESLLFLTDEQLRQGIEAMFFAYRGFTADPDRILAEMAYGRAHHRAIHFINRAPGTTVNNLLAILGVTKQSLNRVLRTLIADGLVESRVGTQDKRERHLFLTEAGAALEAKLSDAQRARMRAAYKEAGPEAVTGFRQVLEAMMDREMHRAYAKLRDSGS, from the coding sequence ATGTCCGAGGCACGACCGTCACCGGTCTTTGGGGGTGAAAGCCTGCTGTTTCTGACCGACGAGCAGCTGCGGCAGGGGATCGAGGCGATGTTCTTTGCCTATCGCGGCTTCACCGCCGATCCCGACCGGATCCTGGCCGAGATGGCCTATGGCCGCGCCCATCACCGCGCGATCCACTTCATCAACCGTGCGCCGGGCACCACGGTGAACAACCTGCTGGCCATTCTGGGCGTCACCAAGCAGTCGCTGAACCGGGTGCTGCGCACCCTGATCGCCGACGGGTTGGTCGAAAGCCGGGTCGGCACCCAGGACAAGCGCGAGCGGCATCTGTTCCTGACCGAGGCGGGTGCTGCGCTTGAGGCGAAACTGTCCGACGCGCAGCGCGCCCGAATGCGCGCCGCCTATAAGGAGGCCGGGCCCGAGGCGGTAACCGGCTTTCGCCAGGTGCTAGAGGCGATGATGGACCGCGAGATGCACCGGGCCTATGCCAAGCTGCGGGACAGCGGCTCATGA
- a CDS encoding branched-chain amino acid aminotransferase, whose translation MASYDDRDGVIWMDGELVDWRDAKVHILTHAMHYASSVFEGERAYNGKIFKSREHSERLVASAQALDMPMPYTVDQIEAAKEETLKASGLTDAYVRALVWRGSGEDMGVASARNPVRMAIAVWPWGAYYGDAKMQGAKLDIAEWKRPSPETIPVHAKAAGLYMICTISKHKAEAKGCSDALFMDWRGYVAEATGANVFFVKDGEVHTPLADCFLNGITRQTVIGMLKDKGITVHERRIKPEEMEGFEQCWLTGTAAEVTPVGQIGPYTFEVGQMTRDIAAEYEALVRA comes from the coding sequence ATGGCGAGTTATGACGATCGCGATGGCGTGATCTGGATGGATGGGGAGCTGGTCGATTGGCGCGACGCCAAGGTGCATATCCTGACCCATGCCATGCATTATGCCTCGTCCGTGTTCGAAGGTGAGCGCGCCTATAACGGCAAGATTTTCAAAAGCCGCGAGCATTCCGAACGGCTGGTTGCCAGCGCCCAGGCGCTGGACATGCCGATGCCCTATACGGTCGATCAGATCGAGGCGGCCAAGGAGGAGACGCTGAAGGCCAGTGGTCTGACCGATGCCTATGTGCGCGCGCTGGTCTGGCGTGGCTCGGGCGAGGACATGGGCGTGGCCTCGGCTCGCAACCCGGTGCGGATGGCGATCGCGGTCTGGCCCTGGGGCGCCTATTACGGCGACGCCAAGATGCAGGGCGCCAAGCTGGACATCGCCGAGTGGAAGCGGCCCAGCCCCGAGACGATCCCGGTGCATGCCAAGGCGGCTGGCCTTTACATGATCTGCACCATCTCCAAGCACAAGGCCGAGGCCAAGGGCTGTTCGGATGCGCTGTTCATGGACTGGCGCGGTTATGTGGCCGAGGCGACCGGCGCCAACGTGTTCTTTGTCAAGGACGGAGAGGTGCATACGCCGCTGGCCGACTGCTTCCTGAACGGCATCACCCGGCAGACAGTGATCGGGATGCTCAAGGACAAGGGCATCACCGTGCACGAGCGCCGCATCAAGCCGGAAGAGATGGAAGGGTTCGAACAGTGCTGGCTGACCGGCACCGCCGCCGAGGTCACCCCGGTGGGCCAGATCGGTCCCTACACGTTCGAAGTGGGCCAGATGACGCGCGATATCGCGGCGGAGTACGAGGCGCTGGTTCGGGCGTAA
- a CDS encoding organic hydroperoxide resistance protein encodes MTVSPVYTAHARATGGRNGQAQVAESGLDLVLATPPAMGGNGKGHNPEQLFAAGYAACYIGAMQFATTQDKTLAKVPADISVDAEVGIGPRAEGGFGLTVALKVSMPGVDAAEAQRIADAGHAICPYSNATRGNIVVTTEIA; translated from the coding sequence ATGACCGTTTCCCCCGTCTATACCGCCCATGCCCGCGCCACCGGCGGCCGCAATGGCCAGGCCCAGGTCGCCGAATCCGGCCTTGACCTGGTGCTTGCCACCCCGCCCGCGATGGGTGGCAATGGCAAGGGCCATAACCCCGAACAGCTGTTCGCCGCCGGCTATGCCGCCTGCTATATCGGTGCGATGCAATTCGCCACGACCCAGGACAAGACGCTGGCCAAGGTGCCCGCCGATATCTCGGTCGATGCCGAGGTCGGCATCGGTCCCCGCGCCGAGGGCGGGTTCGGCCTGACCGTGGCGCTCAAGGTCTCGATGCCCGGCGTCGATGCCGCCGAGGCGCAGCGCATCGCAGATGCGGGCCACGCCATCTGCCCCTATTCCAACGCCACCCGTGGCAACATTGTCGTCACGACCGAGATCGCATGA
- a CDS encoding MarR family winged helix-turn-helix transcriptional regulator: MLDRALTLDELLCFSLYSANHAMGRLYRPLLARFDLTYPQYLVLVALWQRDGRKVSALGAELQLESNTLTPLLKRMEAAGLIRRARNPEDERSVIVTLTDKGRGLEGEAAEISNCILAAADADIAELAELRDRLHRLTARLREAG, encoded by the coding sequence ATGCTGGACCGCGCCCTGACCCTCGACGAACTGCTTTGTTTTTCGCTCTATTCCGCCAATCACGCGATGGGGCGGCTGTACCGTCCGTTGTTGGCACGGTTCGATCTGACCTATCCGCAATACCTGGTGCTGGTGGCGCTGTGGCAGCGGGATGGCCGCAAGGTGAGCGCTCTGGGCGCGGAACTGCAGCTTGAATCGAACACGCTGACGCCGCTTTTGAAACGGATGGAGGCAGCTGGGCTGATCAGGCGCGCGCGCAACCCCGAGGATGAGCGCAGCGTGATCGTGACGCTGACCGACAAGGGCCGTGGGCTGGAGGGCGAGGCGGCGGAAATCTCGAACTGTATTCTGGCGGCGGCGGATGCGGATATCGCCGAACTGGCCGAGCTGCGCGACCGGCTGCACCGGTTGACGGCGCGGTTGCGCGAGGCCGGATAG
- a CDS encoding cupredoxin domain-containing protein translates to MGSALPASGSTPVVVDIRSFVFEPAEITIRAGETIVWINHDFAPHTATDDEVNWDTGELEKDAQAAIRFDTPGTYPYFCAYHPHMTGTVIVTA, encoded by the coding sequence GTGGGTTCCGCCCTTCCCGCATCGGGCTCTACCCCGGTGGTGGTCGATATCCGGTCCTTTGTGTTTGAACCGGCCGAGATCACCATCCGCGCGGGCGAGACGATTGTCTGGATCAACCACGACTTCGCGCCGCATACCGCCACCGATGACGAGGTGAATTGGGATACCGGCGAGTTGGAAAAGGACGCACAAGCCGCGATCCGTTTCGACACACCCGGCACCTATCCCTATTTCTGCGCCTATCATCCCCACATGACCGGGACGGTCATCGTGACCGCCTGA
- a CDS encoding DUF4142 domain-containing protein: protein MKTLTLAAAIAVGFVAQSASAADKMNDLEIAHTAYTAGQLDIRYAHLALAVSDNAEVRAFAETMIRDHTAVNAAAGDLITKLNVTPQDNDLSRTLVKGAADKRAELISLSGKAFDCAYAQNELGYHQVVNKTVEGVFIPAVTVEPLKDLLSDALVTFKVHEGHAEQMVNGLQCG from the coding sequence ATGAAAACCCTTACTCTCGCCGCCGCCATCGCCGTCGGTTTTGTCGCGCAATCGGCCTCCGCCGCCGACAAGATGAATGACCTCGAGATTGCACATACCGCATATACCGCCGGTCAACTCGACATCCGCTATGCGCATCTGGCGCTGGCCGTGTCCGACAATGCCGAGGTGCGCGCATTCGCCGAAACCATGATCCGCGACCATACCGCGGTGAACGCGGCCGCCGGCGACCTGATCACCAAGCTGAACGTCACCCCGCAGGACAACGACCTGAGCCGCACGCTGGTCAAGGGCGCTGCCGACAAGCGGGCCGAACTGATATCGCTGAGCGGCAAGGCGTTTGACTGCGCCTATGCCCAGAACGAACTTGGCTACCACCAGGTGGTCAACAAGACGGTCGAAGGCGTGTTCATCCCCGCCGTGACCGTTGAACCGCTCAAGGATCTGCTGTCCGACGCGCTTGTCACCTTCAAGGTGCACGAAGGCCATGCCGAGCAGATGGTGAACGGCCTGCAATGCGGCTAA
- a CDS encoding AraC family transcriptional regulator, with translation MLDLLSDILTRLSLKGTLYFRTSFTPPFGVHVPSYQNVARFHFAYRGECMVHVPAANETLRLTQGDLVLIPHGAEHMLMCQHSRPDSALPLDTVLSRSGYRGEGVLVYGGDEEDQDTQLICGHLTYGMHGRSCPGHTLLERLPPYILIRDYGEERGVWLEATLRVIAAEAGRDRMGSDLIALKMTEALFAQAIRAHLETVSPDDGALAGFADPNLSRALSAFHREPAKDWTVEGLARIAGQSRTGFAQHFAAKMGMTPMQYLTSWRMQIACEGLVDSRLSVADAAELAGYASEAAFSRVFRKQLGVSPAAYRQQFESAKRQALAAS, from the coding sequence ATGTTGGACCTGCTCAGCGATATCCTCACCCGCCTGTCCCTGAAGGGGACGCTGTATTTCCGCACGTCGTTCACACCGCCGTTCGGGGTGCACGTGCCCTCGTATCAGAACGTGGCCCGGTTTCACTTCGCCTATCGCGGCGAATGCATGGTGCATGTGCCGGCGGCTAACGAGACGCTGCGGCTGACTCAGGGCGATCTGGTACTGATCCCGCACGGGGCCGAGCACATGCTAATGTGCCAGCATTCGCGCCCCGATTCGGCGTTGCCGCTGGATACGGTGCTCAGCCGGTCGGGCTATCGCGGCGAGGGGGTGCTGGTCTATGGCGGTGACGAGGAAGATCAGGACACGCAGCTGATCTGCGGGCATCTGACCTATGGCATGCATGGCCGGTCCTGCCCGGGCCATACGCTGTTGGAGCGTCTGCCGCCCTATATCCTGATCCGCGATTACGGCGAGGAGCGTGGCGTCTGGCTGGAGGCAACTTTGCGGGTGATCGCGGCCGAGGCGGGGCGCGATCGGATGGGCAGCGACCTGATCGCGCTGAAGATGACCGAGGCGCTGTTTGCTCAGGCGATCCGCGCACATCTGGAAACGGTTAGCCCGGATGACGGGGCGCTGGCTGGGTTCGCCGATCCCAACCTGTCGCGGGCGCTGAGCGCCTTTCACCGCGAACCCGCCAAGGATTGGACGGTCGAGGGGCTGGCCCGGATCGCGGGCCAGTCGCGCACCGGCTTTGCTCAGCATTTCGCCGCCAAGATGGGCATGACCCCGATGCAATACCTGACCTCGTGGCGGATGCAGATCGCCTGCGAGGGGCTGGTCGACAGCCGGTTGAGCGTGGCCGATGCCGCCGAACTGGCCGGCTATGCCTCGGAAGCGGCGTTCAGCCGGGTGTTCCGCAAGCAGCTTGGGGTGTCTCCGGCGGCCTATCGGCAGCAGTTTGAGAGTGCGAAACGACAGGCATTGGCCGCATCTTGA
- a CDS encoding alkaline phosphatase D family protein, translating into MTRLLRPSRRAFLAGGTAFTATLAMPSISRAASRPVFTHGVQSGDVDTMSGMIWTRTDRPAKVMMEVSSTESFADARRLSPMFATPESDFAVKRLVDNLPADQEVFYRFVAADLDDISAVSEPLMGRFRTAPTARRDIRFAWSGDTAGQGWGIDDEGMRTYATMAQHQPDFFIHSGDTIYADGPMKDEVEKDGAVIWKNTTLIDEKRKVAETLAEFRGQWKYNLMDEHVQAMNALCPTFFQWDDHEVVNNWSDAKDLSADDRYTEKSVHVLQSRAARAFHEMTPLRITPAEPGRVYRKISYGPMLDVFFLDLRSYRGPNGASMEDEITDQSRILGAEQLAWIKRELAASTATWKVIASDMPIGLIVWDNWKEKAGAEAISNGDHGPAKGRELEIADLLRFIKSAGVRNTVWFTADVHYTAAHHYSPERAQFQDFDPFWEFVSGPLHAGTFGPNDLDRTFGPEVKFVKAPTPEQGVNLPPSMGLQFFGLVDIDAASQQMKVRLMDRGNTELWSVTLDPVLSAI; encoded by the coding sequence ATGACACGACTTCTTCGCCCCTCGCGCCGGGCCTTTCTGGCGGGCGGCACCGCCTTTACCGCCACGCTGGCCATGCCCTCGATCAGCCGCGCCGCCTCGCGCCCGGTCTTTACCCATGGGGTGCAGTCCGGTGACGTCGACACCATGTCGGGCATGATCTGGACCCGCACCGACCGCCCGGCAAAGGTGATGATGGAAGTGTCGAGCACCGAGAGCTTTGCCGACGCGCGCCGCCTGTCGCCGATGTTCGCCACGCCTGAGAGCGATTTTGCCGTCAAGCGGCTGGTCGATAACCTGCCCGCCGATCAGGAGGTGTTCTATCGCTTTGTCGCCGCCGATCTGGACGATATCAGCGCGGTGTCCGAACCCCTCATGGGACGGTTCCGTACAGCGCCGACCGCCCGGCGCGACATCCGCTTTGCCTGGTCGGGTGATACCGCCGGCCAGGGCTGGGGCATCGACGACGAGGGCATGCGCACCTATGCCACGATGGCGCAGCACCAGCCCGATTTCTTTATCCATTCCGGTGACACGATCTATGCCGATGGCCCGATGAAGGACGAGGTCGAAAAGGACGGCGCGGTGATCTGGAAGAACACCACCCTGATCGACGAAAAGCGCAAGGTGGCCGAGACGCTGGCCGAGTTCCGTGGCCAGTGGAAATACAACCTGATGGACGAACATGTGCAGGCGATGAACGCGCTTTGCCCGACGTTTTTCCAGTGGGACGATCACGAGGTGGTCAACAACTGGTCGGACGCCAAGGACCTGAGCGCCGACGACCGCTATACCGAGAAATCGGTGCATGTGCTGCAAAGCCGTGCTGCGCGGGCCTTCCACGAGATGACGCCGCTCAGGATTACGCCTGCCGAGCCGGGCCGGGTCTATCGCAAGATATCCTATGGCCCGATGCTGGATGTGTTCTTCCTTGACCTGCGCAGCTATCGCGGCCCGAACGGTGCCTCGATGGAGGACGAGATCACCGATCAGAGCCGCATTCTGGGGGCGGAGCAACTGGCCTGGATCAAGCGGGAACTGGCAGCCTCGACCGCGACCTGGAAGGTGATCGCCTCGGACATGCCCATCGGGCTGATTGTCTGGGATAACTGGAAGGAAAAGGCAGGCGCCGAGGCGATCTCGAACGGCGATCACGGCCCCGCCAAGGGGCGCGAGCTGGAGATCGCCGATCTCCTGCGCTTCATCAAGAGCGCGGGCGTGCGCAACACGGTCTGGTTCACGGCCGATGTGCATTACACCGCCGCGCATCACTACAGTCCGGAGAGGGCGCAGTTCCAGGACTTCGATCCGTTCTGGGAATTTGTCTCGGGCCCGCTGCATGCCGGGACCTTCGGCCCCAACGATCTGGACCGGACCTTTGGCCCCGAGGTGAAGTTCGTTAAGGCACCGACGCCGGAGCAGGGGGTGAACCTGCCGCCCAGCATGGGTCTGCAGTTCTTTGGTCTCGTGGATATCGACGCGGCCAGCCAGCAGATGAAGGTCCGCCTGATGGATCGCGGCAATACCGAGCTGTGGTCGGTCACGCTCGACCCGGTTCTGTCGGCAATCTGA
- a CDS encoding DMT family transporter, with amino-acid sequence MSRQAENLSGSLYMVAAMGAFALEDMFVKSATAVLPVGQVLILFGLGGMGIFALLARWRGEAAFVRPDRTLAIRSSFEVMGRICYTLALALTPLTSTSAILQATPLVVAMGAALFLGETVGWRRWVAILIGLAGVLLILRPGMQGFVPASIFAVLGMIGFAGRDLATRAARPRLSNAQLGVYGFGALVVSGVLALVWTGGATLPDAHTALQLGAAILFGVLAYECLTRAMRRGEISVIAPFRYSRLVFAMILGIVVFGETPDAATWIGSAIIVAGGIYNILREGRSRR; translated from the coding sequence ATGAGCCGGCAGGCCGAAAACCTCAGCGGCAGCCTCTACATGGTGGCCGCCATGGGCGCCTTTGCGCTCGAGGACATGTTCGTCAAATCCGCCACCGCTGTGCTGCCGGTGGGACAGGTGCTGATCCTCTTCGGGCTGGGCGGCATGGGCATCTTTGCCCTGCTGGCCCGCTGGCGGGGCGAGGCCGCGTTTGTCCGCCCCGACCGGACGCTCGCGATCCGCTCGAGCTTCGAGGTGATGGGGCGCATCTGCTATACGCTGGCGCTGGCGCTGACCCCTCTCACCAGCACCTCCGCCATCCTTCAGGCGACACCGCTGGTGGTGGCAATGGGGGCCGCGCTGTTTCTTGGCGAGACGGTGGGCTGGCGGCGCTGGGTGGCGATCCTGATCGGGCTCGCGGGCGTGCTGCTGATCCTGCGTCCCGGGATGCAGGGCTTCGTGCCCGCCTCGATCTTTGCCGTGCTCGGCATGATCGGCTTTGCCGGGCGCGACCTGGCCACCCGCGCCGCGCGGCCCCGGCTGAGCAACGCGCAACTGGGCGTCTACGGCTTTGGCGCGCTGGTGGTCTCGGGCGTGCTGGCTCTGGTCTGGACCGGCGGCGCAACCCTGCCCGATGCCCATACTGCACTGCAACTGGGCGCCGCGATCCTGTTCGGTGTACTGGCCTATGAATGCCTGACCCGTGCGATGCGACGGGGTGAAATCTCGGTGATCGCACCGTTCCGCTATTCGCGACTGGTCTTTGCCATGATCCTCGGGATTGTCGTGTTCGGCGAAACCCCGGACGCCGCCACCTGGATCGGCAGCGCCATCATCGTCGCAGGCGGCATCTACAACATTCTGCGCGAGGGCCGCTCCAGACGCTGA
- the cobO gene encoding cob(I)yrinic acid a,c-diamide adenosyltransferase codes for MTDAQDHKEKMKAVQAEHRKKVSEAVDPGRGLVLINTGKGKGKSSAAFGVVIRALGWGQKVAVVQFIKGKWKTGERRFFEEHNLVTWHTMGEGFTWDTQDRDRDIAAATAAFGKARELMESGDYDLVVLDEINIALRYEYLSVDTVLDGLQARSDRTSVFLTGRDAPQALRDYADLVTEMTVEKHPFEAGIKAQRGVDF; via the coding sequence ATGACCGACGCGCAGGACCACAAGGAAAAGATGAAGGCCGTACAGGCCGAACACCGCAAGAAAGTCTCCGAGGCGGTCGACCCCGGCCGCGGGCTGGTGCTGATCAATACCGGCAAAGGCAAGGGCAAATCCTCGGCCGCCTTCGGCGTGGTGATCCGCGCGCTCGGCTGGGGGCAAAAGGTTGCCGTGGTCCAGTTCATCAAGGGCAAGTGGAAGACCGGCGAGCGCCGCTTTTTCGAGGAACACAACCTGGTGACCTGGCACACGATGGGCGAGGGCTTCACCTGGGACACCCAGGATCGCGACCGCGACATCGCCGCCGCCACAGCCGCCTTTGGCAAGGCGCGCGAGCTGATGGAAAGCGGCGACTACGACCTCGTGGTGCTCGACGAGATCAATATCGCGCTGCGCTATGAATACCTCTCGGTCGATACGGTACTCGACGGGCTTCAGGCGCGCTCGGACCGCACCAGCGTGTTCCTGACGGGGCGCGACGCACCGCAGGCGCTGCGCGACTATGCCGATCTGGTGACCGAGATGACGGTCGAGAAACACCCGTTCGAGGCCGGGATCAAGGCGCAACGCGGCGTGGATTTCTGA